In one Musa acuminata AAA Group cultivar baxijiao chromosome BXJ2-5, Cavendish_Baxijiao_AAA, whole genome shotgun sequence genomic region, the following are encoded:
- the LOC103984313 gene encoding sugar transporter ERD6-like 4 has translation MSFRGEESGSEDGRGDLRKPFLHTGSWYRMGMGSRQSSLMASSASVIRDSSISVVLCTLIVALGPIQFGFTGGYSSPTQDDIIADLGLTLSEFSIFGSLSNVGAMVGAIASGQIAEYIGRKGSLMIASIPNIIGWLAISFAKDSSFLYMGRLLEGFGVGVISYTVPVYIAEISPQNLRGALGSVNQLSVTIGILLAYLLGMFVHWRLLAVIGILPCTILIPALFFIPESPRWLAKMGMMEDFEASLQVLRGFDADITVEVNEIKRSVASSTRRTAIRFSQLKQKRYKLPLMIGIGLLVLQQLSGINGILFYASNIFKAAGLTNGNLATCGLGAIQVVATGVTTWLLDRAGRRILLIISTIGMTLSLLLVSVAFFLEGAFSEESHSYYVLSILSLVGLVAYVIAFSLGVGAIPWIIMSEILPVNIKSLAGSVATLANWLTSFVITMTANLLLNWSTGGTFTIYTVVSSLTVLFVIIWVPETKGRTLEEIQWSFR, from the exons CCGCCTCCGTCATCCGCGACTCCTCCATCTCCGTCGTCCTCTGCACCCTCATCGTCGCCCTCGGCCCCATCCAGTTCGGCTTCACCGGCGGCTACTCCTCCCCCACCCAGGATGACATCATCGCCGACCTCGGCCTCACCCTCTCCGAG TTCTCGATCTTCGGCTCTCTGTCCAACGTCGGAGCCATGGTGGGCGCCATCGCCAGCGGCCAGATCGCGGAATACATCGGTCGCAAAGGG TCGCTGATGATCGCTTCAATTCCTAACATCATCGGCTGGCTGGCGATTTCCTTTGCGAAA GACTCGTCGTTCTTGTATATGGGTCGGTTGTTGGAAGGATTCGGCGTTGGTGTGATCTCCTACACA GTGCCTGTCTATATAGCAGAGATATCACCTCAGAACTTGAGAGGCGCACTTGGCTCTGTGAATCAG CTCTCTGTGACTATTGGCATTTTGCTCGCTTATCTGTTGGGTATGTTTGTTCATTGGAGACTGCTCGCAGTAATAG GTATCTTGCCATGCACAATTCTCATACCTGCTCTCTTCTTCATCCCAGAATCTCCGAGGTGGCTG GCAAAAATGGGCATGATGGAAGATTTTGAAGCTTCTCTACAAGTTCTGAGAGGATTTGATGCTGACATTACTGTGGAAGTTAATGAAATTAAG AGATCAGTGGCATCATCAACCAGAAGGACAGCAATCCGATTTTCACAACTGAAACAAAAGAGATATAAACTTCCTCTTATG ATAGGCATTGGTCTCCTTGTGCTGCAACAGCTAAGTGGAATCAACGGCATTCTATTTTATGCCAGCAACATTTTCAAAGCTGCCG GGCTTACGAATGGTAATCTGGCGACATGTGGTCTTGGAGCTATTCAG GTTGTTGCTACTGGAGTTACCACCTGGTTACTGGATAGAGCTGGCCGAAGAATTCTGCTTATT ATATCCACTATAGGAATGACTTTAAGTCTTCTTCTAGTTTCAGTTGCATTTTTTCTGGAG GGTGCCTTCTCTGAAGAATCTCATTCTTATTATGTACTGAGCATCCTGTCTTTGGTTGGTCTCGTG GCTTATGTCATTGCCTTCTCCCTTGGGGTGGGAGCAATTCCATGGATTATCATGTCTGAG ATACTGCCTGTTAATATTAAGAGCCTTGCTGGTAGCGTAGCAACACTGGCCAACTGGTTGACATCGTTTGTGATAACAATGACTGCAAACTTGCTTTTGAATTGGAGCACCGGAG GTACCTTTACCATCTACACCGTCGTGAGTTCTTTGACAGTACTGTTTGTCATAATATGGGTGCCCGAGACCAAAGGGAGAACTCTTGAGGAAATCCAGTGGTCTTTCCGGTGA